From one Trifolium pratense cultivar HEN17-A07 linkage group LG1, ARS_RC_1.1, whole genome shotgun sequence genomic stretch:
- the LOC123902242 gene encoding probable disease resistance protein At1g61310: protein MYYLGIGLATYKIIIAVVCVISIILIKTIHKVRAYRVCKVIKDVEREKKKLISNRDFLQQKIDATDHKTQKVSDIVFGWLKEVDKLVQEVENVTLIAEPESIRYNIEMLNKLKALNIKCEFEPFSNPIPSLEHFSSGNFVCFEPIKETSDRLLEALQNRNFYKIGLYGKRGSGKTKLVKAVAEKARYLGVFDAVLFFTVSQNPNVKQIQDEIADLLNLKFNKNTEVGRSREIYLTLERMDRPVLVILDDVWENLDLEELGIPCNNNRCKVLLTTHSKQEFALMNCQEVIPLGPLSIEESWTLFKKHSGIDNESSTDLLNVAREVAIECQGLPRTIKDVGSSLRSKPIEEWKASLESLRYAMTQYDIFISFRGKDTRDSFTGFLYDALCRERFKTFMDDEGLKGGDEISSSLIKAIEASKISIVVFSKKFAHSAWCLDELVTILKCKKTKNQQILPIFYKVEPSDVRHQKNSYERGMAKQVKRFGDDFEKLKKWRSALFEVASLSGITHNTGYEYKLVHSIVERVNNQI from the exons ATGT ATTACCTTGGCATAGGGCTCGctacatacaaaataattatagcTGTTGTTTGTGTCATATCGATTATTCTGATAAAGACAATTCATAAAGTACGTGCATATCGAGTTTGCAAAGTCATTAAAGATGTcgaaagagaaaagaagaaactgATTTCAAATCGAGATTTTCTACAACAAAAAATTGATGCAACCGATCATAAAACACAAAAGGTCAGTGATATTGTTTTTGGGTGGCTAAAAGAAGTGGATAAACTTGTACAAGAGGTGGAGAATGTGACATTAATAGCAGAACCAGAATCAATAAGATATAACATTGAAATGCTTAACAAATTAAAGGCATTGAATATCAAATGTGAATTTGAGCCATTTTCCAATCCAATTCCAAGTTTAGAGCATTTCTCTTCTGGaaattttgtatgttttgagCCTATAAAAGAGACTTCAGATCGACTTTTGGAGGCGCTACAAAATCGTAATTTCTATAAAATTGGATTGTATGGAAAACGGGGCTCTGGTAAAACAAAGTTAGTTAAAGCTGTGGCTGAGAAAGCCAGGTACTTGGGGGTTTTTGATGCAGTTTTATTTTTCACTGTGTCACAAAATCCAAATGTAAAACAGATTCAAGATGAAATTGCTGACTTGTTGAATCTGAAATTCAACAAAAATACTGAAGTCGGAAGATCTAGAGAAATATACTTGACATTAGAAAGGATGGATCGTCCGGTTCTTGTGATCTTGGATGATGTTTGGGAAAATCTTGATCTAGAGGAACTAGGCATTCCTTGTAATAATAATCGATGCAAGGTCCTTTTGACCACGCATAGCAAACAAGAATTTGCACTAATGAACTGCCAAGAAGTGATTCCATTGGGTCCCTTATCTATAGAGGAATCTTGGACTTTGTTTAAAAAACATTCAGGGATAGACAATGAGTCCTCGACCGACCTGTTAAATGTAGCACGTGAAGTAGCTATTGAATGTCAAGGGTTACCTAGAACAATTAAAGATGTGGGATCTTCCTTAAGAAGTAAACCTATTGAAGAGTGGAAAGCATCATTAGAAAGTCTCAGATATGCAATGACTCAATACgatattttcatcagttttagAGGAAAAGATACTCGTGACTCTTTTACAGGTTTTCTCTACGATGCATTGTGTCGGGAAAGGTTCAAGACCTTCATGGATGATGAGGGATTGAAGGGTGGGGACGAAATTTCGTCTTCTTTAATCAAAGCAATTGAGGCATCAAAGATTTCAATTGttgttttctcaaaaaaatttgCACATTCAGCTTGGTGTCTAGATGAACTGGTCACTATTCTTAAGTGTAAGAAGACGAAGAACCAACAGATTTTACCAATTTTTTACAAAGTAGAACCGTCTGATGTAAGACATCAAAAAAATAGTTATGAAAGAGGCATGGCTAAACAAGTAAAAAGGTTTGGAGATGATTTTGAGAAGTTAAAGAAATGGAGGTCAGCTTTATTTGAAGTTGCTAGCTTGAGTGGAATAACTCACAACACTGG
- the LOC123902243 gene encoding DNA-(apurinic or apyrimidinic site) endonuclease, chloroplastic isoform X2, whose amino-acid sequence MKQLLHFVSSTSINLTSVQKHFSTKSLVCCLCVKAMGSKRLKRPFSNSSEPISSFVEVNKDIKLKGLEATPSSKNHIIVKENDVGSYSIEIERLRNDPAIVDTMTVSELRKTLKSIRVPAKGRKEDLLSALKSFMDNNMCEQDSQIREEQVLSISSEKHVDDVNDTLETDELNKDKTRLKQLEPESKIVKATTKKKLMVKSDEVSDFKPSRAKRKVSTDDVSTVVQSDEISTSTIQTETWTVLAHKKPQKHWIAYNPRTMRPPPLSRDTKFVKLLSWNVNGLRALLKLEGFSALQLAQREDFDVLCLQETKLQEKDTEEIKQRLLDGYENSFWTCSVSKLGYSGTAIISRIKPLSVRYGLGISDHDSEGRLVTVEFDTFYLVTGYVPNSGDGLKRLSYRVTEWDPALSNYLKELEKSKPVVLTGDLNCAHEEIDIYNPAGNKRSAGFTDEERKSFETNLLSKGFVDTFRRQHPGVVGYTYWGYRHGGRKFNRGWRLDYFLVSESIADKVHDSYILPDVVGSDHCPIGLVMKL is encoded by the exons ATGAAACAACTCTTGCATTTCGTCTCTTCAACCTCTATCAATCTTACAAG TGTTCAGAAGCATTTCAGTACCAAAAGCTTGGTTTGTTGTCTTTGTGTGAAAGCAATGGGGTCTAAAAGATTGAAAAGACCCTTTTCAAATTCATCAGAACCCATTTCATCATTTGTTGAGGTTAACAAGGATATCAAGCTCAAAGGGTTGGAAGCAACCCCAAGTTCCAAGAATCATATTATTGTTAAG GAAAATGATGTTGGTAGCTATTCCATTGAGATTGAGAGATTAAGAAATGACCCGGCCATAGTTGACACCATGACTGTTTCGGAACTCCGGAAGACATTGAA GAGTATAAGGGTCCCTGCCAAAGGTCGTAAAGAAGATCTTTTGTCTGCCTTGAAGAGTTTCATGGACAATAATATGTGTG AACAAGATTCTCAAATTAGAGAAGAGCAAGTGCTGTCCATTTCTTCTGAAAAGCATGTGGATGATGTTAATGATACTCTAGAGACAGATGAACTTAACAAGGATAAGACAAGGTTAAAACAATTAGAACCCGAAAGCAAAATTGTCAAAGCGACAACCAAAAAGAAGCTGATGGTTAAATCAGACGAGGTTTCAG ATTTTAAGCCGTCTAGAGCAAAGAGAAAAGTATCTACGGATGATGTTAGCACTGTAGTGCAATCAGATGAAATCAGTACATCCACTATTCAAACTGAAACATGGACTGTTCTTGCTCACAAGAAACCTCAAAAGCATTGGATTGCTTATAATCCTAGAACTATGAGACCCCCACCTCTTTCTCGGGATACAAAATTTGTCAAGCTTTTGTCATGGAATGTCAATGGATTGAGAGCATTGCTAAAATTAGAGGGATTCTCAGCACTTCAACTGGCCCAAAGGGAAGACTTCGATGTATTGTGCTTGCAAGAGACTAAACTGCAG GAGAAGGATACCGAGGAAATAAAACAGCGACTGCTAGATGGCTATGAGAACAGCTTTTGGACATGTAGCGTTTCTAAGCTTGGTTATTCTGGAACAGCAATCATCTCAAGG aTAAAGCCTCTTTCAGTTCGATATGGCCTAGGTATATCTGATCATGATAGTGAGGGTAGACTTGTGACCGTAGAGTTTGATACATTTTATCTGGTAACTGGATATGTGCCTAATTCTGGAGATGGCTTGAAAAGACTG TCTTACAGAGTAACCGAATGGGATCCAGCTCTCAGCAATTATTTGAAA GAGCTGGAAAAGTCAAAGCCTGTAGTTTTGACCGGTGATCTGAATTGTGCTCATGAAGAGATAGACATATACAATCCTGCT GGAAACAAAAGGAGTGCTGGGTTCACAGATGAAGAGAGGAAATCCTTTGAGACAAACTTGTTATCAAAGGGATTTGTAGATACCTTTAGAAGGCAGCATCCTGGTGTTGTTGGATATACTTATTGGGGTTATCGCCATGGTGGCCGCAAGTTTAACAGAG GATGGCGTCTTGATTATTTCCTTGTCTCGGAGTCCATAGCTGACAAAGTTCATGATTCATACATTCTCCCTGATGTCGTTGGCAGCGATCATTGTCCAATCGGTCTTGTTATGAAGCTTTGA
- the LOC123902243 gene encoding DNA-(apurinic or apyrimidinic site) endonuclease, chloroplastic isoform X1 yields the protein MKQLLHFVSSTSINLTSFCSVQKHFSTKSLVCCLCVKAMGSKRLKRPFSNSSEPISSFVEVNKDIKLKGLEATPSSKNHIIVKENDVGSYSIEIERLRNDPAIVDTMTVSELRKTLKSIRVPAKGRKEDLLSALKSFMDNNMCEQDSQIREEQVLSISSEKHVDDVNDTLETDELNKDKTRLKQLEPESKIVKATTKKKLMVKSDEVSDFKPSRAKRKVSTDDVSTVVQSDEISTSTIQTETWTVLAHKKPQKHWIAYNPRTMRPPPLSRDTKFVKLLSWNVNGLRALLKLEGFSALQLAQREDFDVLCLQETKLQEKDTEEIKQRLLDGYENSFWTCSVSKLGYSGTAIISRIKPLSVRYGLGISDHDSEGRLVTVEFDTFYLVTGYVPNSGDGLKRLSYRVTEWDPALSNYLKELEKSKPVVLTGDLNCAHEEIDIYNPAGNKRSAGFTDEERKSFETNLLSKGFVDTFRRQHPGVVGYTYWGYRHGGRKFNRGWRLDYFLVSESIADKVHDSYILPDVVGSDHCPIGLVMKL from the exons ATGAAACAACTCTTGCATTTCGTCTCTTCAACCTCTATCAATCTTACAAG TTTTTGCAGTGTTCAGAAGCATTTCAGTACCAAAAGCTTGGTTTGTTGTCTTTGTGTGAAAGCAATGGGGTCTAAAAGATTGAAAAGACCCTTTTCAAATTCATCAGAACCCATTTCATCATTTGTTGAGGTTAACAAGGATATCAAGCTCAAAGGGTTGGAAGCAACCCCAAGTTCCAAGAATCATATTATTGTTAAG GAAAATGATGTTGGTAGCTATTCCATTGAGATTGAGAGATTAAGAAATGACCCGGCCATAGTTGACACCATGACTGTTTCGGAACTCCGGAAGACATTGAA GAGTATAAGGGTCCCTGCCAAAGGTCGTAAAGAAGATCTTTTGTCTGCCTTGAAGAGTTTCATGGACAATAATATGTGTG AACAAGATTCTCAAATTAGAGAAGAGCAAGTGCTGTCCATTTCTTCTGAAAAGCATGTGGATGATGTTAATGATACTCTAGAGACAGATGAACTTAACAAGGATAAGACAAGGTTAAAACAATTAGAACCCGAAAGCAAAATTGTCAAAGCGACAACCAAAAAGAAGCTGATGGTTAAATCAGACGAGGTTTCAG ATTTTAAGCCGTCTAGAGCAAAGAGAAAAGTATCTACGGATGATGTTAGCACTGTAGTGCAATCAGATGAAATCAGTACATCCACTATTCAAACTGAAACATGGACTGTTCTTGCTCACAAGAAACCTCAAAAGCATTGGATTGCTTATAATCCTAGAACTATGAGACCCCCACCTCTTTCTCGGGATACAAAATTTGTCAAGCTTTTGTCATGGAATGTCAATGGATTGAGAGCATTGCTAAAATTAGAGGGATTCTCAGCACTTCAACTGGCCCAAAGGGAAGACTTCGATGTATTGTGCTTGCAAGAGACTAAACTGCAG GAGAAGGATACCGAGGAAATAAAACAGCGACTGCTAGATGGCTATGAGAACAGCTTTTGGACATGTAGCGTTTCTAAGCTTGGTTATTCTGGAACAGCAATCATCTCAAGG aTAAAGCCTCTTTCAGTTCGATATGGCCTAGGTATATCTGATCATGATAGTGAGGGTAGACTTGTGACCGTAGAGTTTGATACATTTTATCTGGTAACTGGATATGTGCCTAATTCTGGAGATGGCTTGAAAAGACTG TCTTACAGAGTAACCGAATGGGATCCAGCTCTCAGCAATTATTTGAAA GAGCTGGAAAAGTCAAAGCCTGTAGTTTTGACCGGTGATCTGAATTGTGCTCATGAAGAGATAGACATATACAATCCTGCT GGAAACAAAAGGAGTGCTGGGTTCACAGATGAAGAGAGGAAATCCTTTGAGACAAACTTGTTATCAAAGGGATTTGTAGATACCTTTAGAAGGCAGCATCCTGGTGTTGTTGGATATACTTATTGGGGTTATCGCCATGGTGGCCGCAAGTTTAACAGAG GATGGCGTCTTGATTATTTCCTTGTCTCGGAGTCCATAGCTGACAAAGTTCATGATTCATACATTCTCCCTGATGTCGTTGGCAGCGATCATTGTCCAATCGGTCTTGTTATGAAGCTTTGA